Proteins from a genomic interval of Capsicum annuum cultivar UCD-10X-F1 chromosome 4, UCD10Xv1.1, whole genome shotgun sequence:
- the LOC107868439 gene encoding signal peptidase complex subunit 1 — translation MDWQGQKLVEQLMQILLVSFAVVAFLTGYVLGSFQTMLLTYAGGVVFTALVTIPNWPFFNRNPLNWLDPSLAEKHPKPVSANSGSKKKSTKK, via the coding sequence ATGGATTGGCAAGGACAAAAGCTAGTGGAGCAATTGATGCAGATACTTCTTGTGAGCTTTGCTGTGGTCGCGTTCCTCACAGGTTATGTGTTAGGCTCGTTCCAAACTATGCTGTTAACGTACGCTGGTGGTGTTGTCTTTACAGCCCTTGTCACCATACCCAACTGGCCTTTCTTTAATCGCAATCCTCTCAATTGGTTGGACCCAAGTTTAGCTGAAAAGCATCCCAAACCAGTGTCTGCTAACTCCGGTTCCAAGAAGAAGAGCACTAAGAAGTAA